In a genomic window of Leishmania donovani BPK282A1 complete genome, chromosome 32:
- a CDS encoding ATP-dependent RNA helicase-like protein, putative has product MDAFRSLTIGTKFSAARNGEAAKLFRNAGKDKGSRGFPDAIGADGAVALENASDMGSSSLSVPPPSATLNLFGRPTRSQADANAHLGISGGSDAVAAANTASDDKALKAITFKKKRNIWRRNDLQVTGTDLPAPIEHFSDLVRPPLSVPRNVVNNLFVRQHKVPTPIQMQAISSLIHHRDVLACAPTGSGKTIAFLVPLFALLKAPDASCGVRALIVTPTAELAQQIEREAFFLMKGQRWKFVQHGQTTKNKDIFIATPGRIVSLLEQKLLDLSNVQYLVFDEGDRLWDSRTDFLTVIDRILTACTRTDKVVSLFTATLSEKVEAAARSVMGADPVRIIVHGRRSANTHVKQRLIFCGNELGKVVAMRNLVREGITPPVLVFVQSVERSKELYEEIRAEGLHMAIMHAKMTVEQREETVLQFRLGKIWVLVTTELLARGIDFKNVGTVINFDFPATVDSYIHRVGRTGRAGKEGTAITFFTEDDKERLPPIAKVMQDSGNAVEDWILGIKVDRSTRRRLERTTPQRTIVSTRKRMLVAQQRMQRQYRRLEAEENEKKAARKASKRRKGRGDCERNDGDDSMDDE; this is encoded by the coding sequence ATGGATGCCTTCCGGTCGTTGACGATCGGCACCAAATTCAGCGCTGCCCGAAacggggaggcggcgaagtTGTTTCGCAACGCGGGCAAGGACAAGGGCAGCCGCGGATTTCCTGACGCTATCGGCGCTGATGGAGCAGTTGCCCTTGAGAACGCATCGGAcatgggcagcagcagtctgTCAGTGCCGCCTCCCAGTGCGACGCTGAACCTTTTTGGACGCCCCACAAGGAGTCAAGCTGACGCAAATGCGCACCTCGGTATTTCAGGCGGCTCggacgctgtcgctgccgccaacaCCGCCTCCGACGACAAGGCGCTAAAGGCAATAACCTTCAAGAAGAAGCGCAACATCTGGCGCCGCAACGATCTGCAGGTGACGGGCACGGACTTGCCGGCACCGATCGAGCACTTCTCCGACCTCGTGCGCCCACCGCTAAGCGTGCCGCGCAATGTAGTGAACAACCTCTTCGTCCGTCAGCACAAAGTGCCCACCCCAATCCAGATGCAAGCGATCTCATCCCTCATCCACCACCGCGACGTGCTTGCCTGCGCACCGACCGGCTCCGGCAAGACGATTGCGTTTCTCGTCCCTCTTTTTGCGCTGCTCAAGGCACCGGATGCGTCCtgcggtgtgcgtgcccTCATTGTGACACCCACCGCCGAGCTTGCCCAGCAGATCGAGCGCGAGGCATTCTTCTTGATGAAGGGTCAGCGATGGAAATTTGTGCAGCACGGCCAGACGACCAAGAACAAGGACATTTTCATTGCCACGCCCGGCCGTATTGTGTCGCTGCTCGAGCAGAAGCTGCTAGATTTGAGCAACGTGCAGTATCTCGTGTTCGACGAGGGCGATCGCTTGTGGGACAGCAGGACGGACTTCTTGACTGTGATTGACAGGATTCTCACTGCATGTACGCGCACCGACAAGGTCGTCAGCCTGTTTACGGCCACGCTGAGCGAGAAGGTCGAGGCAGCTGCCCGCTCCGTCATGGGCGCCGACCCAGTGCGCATAATTGTCCATGGCCGACGCTCTGCGAACACGCACGTGAAACAGCGATTGATCTTCTGCGGCAATGAGCTCGGCAAAGTCGTAGCGATGCGCAACCTTGTGCGGGAGGGCATCACGCCGCCGGTGCTCGTGTTCGTGCAGAGCGTGGAGCGGTCCAAGGAGCTGTACGAGGAGATTCGGGCAGAAGGCCTGCACATGGCTATCATGCACGCCAAGATGACCGTGGAGCAGCGtgaggagacggtgctgcagtTCCGTCTCGGCAAGATCTGGGTCCTTGTGACGACGGAGCTGCTTGCGCGCGGTATCGACTTCAAGAACGTGGGCACAGTCATCAACTTCGATTTTCCAGCAACTGTCGACTCGTATATCCACCGCGTGGGTCGCACGGGCCGCGCCGGAAAGGAGGGAACGGCGATTACGTTTTTTACGGAGGACGACAAGGAGCGACTTCCCCCGATCGCGAAGGTGATGCAGGACTCTGGGAACGCCGTGGAGGATTGGATACTGGGCATCAAGGTGGATCGCAgcacccgccgccgtcttgAGCGCACAacaccgcagcgcaccatTGTCAGCACGCGGAAGCGCATGCTGGTGGCCCAGCAGCGTATGCAGCGTCAGTACCGCCGtctggaggcggaggagaacgagaagaAGGCAGCGAGGAAAGCCTCCAAGAGGCGCAAGGGCCGCGGGGACTGCGAAcgcaacgacggcgatgacagCATGGATGATGAGTAG
- a CDS encoding profilin, putative has product MSWQAYVDDSLIGSGNMHSAAIIGAADGSYWAYGGSYVPQPEEVQHIQKCLSDFSLVQSSGVNIYGVKFFGLQCGTDGDCKYIFFKKGAAGGCIYTTKQAFIVAVYGNPGDTSSLQQDLEKNTAHTVTVNPADCNTTVKRIADYLIKLGY; this is encoded by the coding sequence ATGTCGTGGCAGGCATACGTTGATGACAGCCTtatcggcagcggcaacatgCACAGCGCTGCTATTATTGGAGCCGCTGATGGCAGCTACTGGGCGTATGGCGGTAGCTACGTTCCGCAGCCGGAAGAGGTGCAGCACATCCAGAAGTGCTTGTCCGACTTCTCGCTCGTGCAGTCCTCTGGTGTGAATATTTACGGTGTCAAGTTCTTCGGCCTCCAGtgcggcaccgacggcgacTGCAAGTACATCTTTTTCAAGAAAGGTGCAGCCGGCGGGTGCATTTACACGACGAAGCAGGCATTCATCGTTGCCGTATATGGGAACCCCGGTGACACCTCCTCGCTTCAGCAGGATCTTGAGAAGAACACGGCTCACACGGTCACCGTGAACCCTGCGGACTGCAACACTACAGTGAAGCGCATAGCGGATTACCTCATTAAGCTTGGCTACTAA